Proteins encoded together in one Camelina sativa cultivar DH55 chromosome 9, Cs, whole genome shotgun sequence window:
- the LOC104712971 gene encoding protein C2-DOMAIN ABA-RELATED 3-like translates to MSLMDNLLGILRVRVKRGVNLAVRDVSSSDPYVVLKLGRQKLKTRVVKKNINPQWEEDLTFTVTDPNLPLTLIVYDHDLFSKDDKMGNAEIDLKPYIEALRMELSGLPEGTIITTIGPNRGNCLAEESYIRWINDRIVQNICLRLRNVERGEVEIELQWIDLPGSKGL, encoded by the exons ATGTCGTTGATGGATAATCTATTAGGTATCCTCCGCGTTCGTGTCAAACGCGGTGTAAACCTCGCCGTACGTGATGTCTCTAGCAGCGATCCTTACGTCGTCCTCAAGCTAGGTCGCCAg AAACTCAAAACTAGAGTGgtgaagaaaaacataaacccaCAATGGGAAGAAGATTTGACATTCACAGTCACCGACCCTAATCTCCCGCTCACTCtg ATAGTGTACGACCACGACCTCTTCAGCAAAGACGACAAAATGGGAAACGCAGAGATCGATTTGAAACCGTACATAGAAGCTTTACGAATGGAGCTCTCAGGTTTACCAGAAGGAACCATCATAACAACGATCGGTCCAAACCGTGGAAACTGCTTAGCTGAAGAAAGCTACATCCGTTGGATCAACGACCGTATCGTTCAGAACATTTGTCTCCGACTCCGCAACGTCGAGCGTGGTGAAGTCGAGATCGAACTCCAATGGATTGATCTCCCCGGTTCTAAAGGcttgtaa